A window from Solanum stenotomum isolate F172 chromosome 5, ASM1918654v1, whole genome shotgun sequence encodes these proteins:
- the LOC125865088 gene encoding uncharacterized protein LOC125865088: MSTILDSLAISSIFSSNLRPSLRPSPPFSAAWDRRAPLKFTGFSISYTSVNNQVSLASSSRISRRTNSVSGEASDVAFDVPTVTEETWDSLILNATEPVVVEFWAPWCGPCRMFHPVISDLAKQYTGRVKCFKLNTDDSPSVASRYGIRSIPTIMIFVNGEKKDAIIGAVPKTSLTASIDKFL; the protein is encoded by the exons ATGTCGACAATTCTCGATTCACTCGCCAtctcttcaattttttcctCTAATCTCCGCCCATCCCTCCGCCCCTCGCCGCCGTTCTCCGCCGCATGGGACCGCCGTGCCCCTCTGAAATTCACCGGCTTTTCTATATCATATACCTCTGTTAATAATCAAGTTTCACTTGCATCTTCTTCAAGGATTTCTCGCCGCACAAATAGCGTATCCGGCGAAGCTTCCGATGTTGCCTTCGATG ttCCTACCGTGACAGAGGAAACATGGGATTCACTCATTCTCAACGCTACTGAACCCGTGGTGGTTGAGTTTTGGGCTCCCTGGTGTGGACCATGTCGCATGTTCCATCCAGTAATCAGTGATCTTGCAAAGCAATACACAGGAAGGGTAAAGTGCTTCAAATTGAATACCGATGACAGCCCTTCTGTAGCATCTAGATATGGAATCCGAAGCATCCCAACAATAATGATCTTCGTTAACGGAGAGAAGAAAGATGCTATCATTGGTGCTGTACCCAAAACAAGTCTAACTGCCAGCATAGACAAATTCTTGTAG